One Cicer arietinum cultivar CDC Frontier isolate Library 1 chromosome 8, Cicar.CDCFrontier_v2.0, whole genome shotgun sequence DNA segment encodes these proteins:
- the LOC101494426 gene encoding uncharacterized protein isoform X5 produces MTLAANDPLSEIVWSPEKDDVFAKSKAIASATSDNAAITDAPSVHPISDSDVKLDYKAGESNIERASNLPDDQDGNPTKDWEKNTGDKAGTETDKLSTISGQVGRRPSYNILIQSDEPKPTIMERNTSPRRPSNEGIDIDTGKKEAGTTDDDLHISFEPKIEYKDLGASGTNLTSSTRNFLEKPESGAENDLRNVETETACAVTCGVIVNETKNESQDNEMTLLCDKVLSVSHYPCSSRIHMTKDKGKEKSLSDGDANVRLPMDNDSHSSVESRNSAGFFSTGKKRRSIQQQLIIGSKRVKKNIEETSGSKPCTKQDSSFKNWISSMVKGLSQSIQHNSDTLPLSLANPYHRHARPDEKLISCKMNQDTVPKNTGFKSIFQSMYRPSLKNVRTRMLHQEEESNEDSEPSKMIHGINATPITCFAANNSLAEQRFQSNKFEASPARYDAGPSEPTIAPLNFFNCQESIKNNPVENENCSNLSLSKDKEEMASNSSSSRQNANNTDNVDSNAPSERKEAQNICHRRDNLGSLWITRFASKSTPPLTISDRLNERSFHCKIEETGEQPANDTKISIGLKEDKGNNDHKSHYLFNNISSSPGFTNSEQMASIFARRFIAIKHIMPTNNEGSARPQPDEADCILSGGTIHDGIDHETDQNINLKRKSNDIITFKIECSASCKSTSKENKLRDKPITSPFRMAEKNISHVPEGIFDAVKNLQLSRSEILKWITVHGSISQLNGFFLRLRLGKWEEGHGRTGYHVAYINETERHSLEQHMTKSLSVKVRGMKCMVESHYISNHDFLEEEIMEWWSTTSETGVEIPSEQDLIAKFKKKQMLGL; encoded by the exons ATGACATTAGCTGCCAATGACCCTCTATCTGAAATAGTTTGGTCTCCAGAAAAAG ATGATGTTTTTGCGAAATCTAAAGCAATCGCGAGTGCCACGAGCGATAATGCTGCTATAACAGATGCTCCCtctgtgcatcctataagtgaTTCAGATGTCAAGCTTGATTATAAAGCCGGTGAAAGTAATATAG AAAGAGCATCTAATTTGCCTGATGATCAAGATGGGAATCCAACTAAAGATTGGGAGAAAAACACTGGTGATAAGGCCGGCACTGAAACTGATAAATTGTCTACTATTTCAG GTCAGGTTGGCCGAAGGCCatcttataatatattaattcaaTCAGATGAACCGAAACCTACTATCATGGAGCGAAATACTTCACCAAGGAGACCTTCCAATGAAGGCATAGATATTGATACTGGAAAAAAGGAAGCTGGAACAACAGATGATGATTTACATATTTCATTTGAGcctaaaattgaatataaagaCCTTGGTGCTTCTGGAACAAATCTAACATCCTCCACCAGGAATTTCTTAGAAAAACCGGAATCTGGCGCCGAAAATGATTTAAGAAATGTTGAAACTGAAACTGCTTGTGCTGTAACATGTGGAGTTATTGTTAATGAGACTAAAAATGAATCTCAGGACAATGAAATGACACTACTTTGCGATAAGGTTCTTTCGGTTTCGCACTATCCATGTAGTAGCAGAATTCACATGACAAAAGACAAAGGCAAGGAAAAATCCTTATCGGACGGGGACGCAAATGTAAGATTACCAATGGATAATGACAGCCATTCAAGTGTTGAAAGCCGTAACAGTGCTGGATTTTTTTCCACAGGTAAAAAGAGGCGTAGCATTCAACAGCAGTTGATAATTGGGAGTAAAAGAGTCAAAAAGAACATAGAAGAAACTTCTGGTTCCAAACCCTGCACTAAACAGGACAGCTCATTCAAAAACTGGATTTCAAGCATGGTGAAAGGCCTCTCACAATCAATTCAACATAATTCAGACACTTTACCTCTTAGCCTTGCAAATCCGTATCATCGTCATGCACGGCCTGACGAGAAACTTATCTCATGCAAAATGAATCAAGATACTGTGCCAAAAAATACAGGATTCAAATCCATTTTTCAGTCGATGTATCGTCCAAGTTTGAAGAATGTAAGAACAAGAATGcttcatcaagaagaagaaaGTAATGAGGATTCAGAACCAAGTAAAATGATACATGGAATAAATGCTACTCCAATAACCTGTTTTGCAGCGAACAATAGCCTTGCCGAACAGCGTTTTCAATCAAATAAGTTTGAAGCATCTCCGGCGAGATATGATGCTGGTCCATCAGAGCCTACCATAGcacctttaaatttttttaactgtcaggaaagtataaaaaataacCCAGTGGAGAATGAAAATTGTTCAAACTTGAGCCTTAGTAAGGACAAGGAAGAAATGGCATCAAATTCATCTTCAAGCAgacaaaatgcaaataatactGATAATGTAGATTCAAATGCACCATCTGAGAGAAAGGAAGCACAGAATATCTGTCACAGAAGAGACAATCTAGGGAGTCTGTGGATAACTCGATTTGCTTCAAAATCCACGCCCCCGTTGACTATTTCTGATCGCCTCAATGAGAGAAGTTTCCACTGTAAAATTGAAGAAACTGGAGAACAACCTGCTAATGACACAAAAATTTCCATTGGTCTTAAGGAAGATAAGGGAAATAATGATCATAAATCACATTATTTGTTCAACAACATTTCATCTTCGCCAGGATTCACGAATTCGGAGCAAATGGCTTCAATATTTGCAAGGAGATTTATTGCCATCAAACACATCATGCCGACAAACAATGAAGGGAGTGCAAGACCGCAGCCTGATGAAGCTGACTGTATTTTATCTGGTGGTACTATTCATGATGGCATCGATCACGAAACAGATCAGAATATTAATTTGAAGCGGAAATCAAATGACATTATAACCTTCAAGATAGAATGCAGTGCATCATGCAAGTCTACTTCAAAGGAAAACAAATTAAGAGACAAACCTATAACATCTCCATTCAGAATGGCTGAAAAGAATATTTCACATGTGCCAGAGGGAATCTTTGATGCAGTGAAAAATCTTCAATTGTCCCGCTCCGAAATTCTGAA ATGGATTACTGTTCATGGCTCAATCTCGCAACTTAATGGTTTTTTCTTGCGTCTGCGGCTTGGAAAATGGGAAGAAGGGCATGGGAGAACTGGATATCATGTGGCTTATATAAATG AGACTGAAAGACATAGTTTAGAGCAGCATatgacaaaatctctctcagtGAAAGTAAGGGGGATGAAGTGTATGGTAGAAAGTCATTATATATCCAATCATGATTTTCTTGAG GAAGAAATCATGGAATGGTGGTCTACCACCTCAGAAACAGGTGTTGAGATTCCATCTGAACAAGATCTGATagcaaaatttaaaaagaaacaaatgttAGGTCTGTAG
- the LOC101494426 gene encoding uncharacterized protein isoform X6: MTLAANDPLSEIVWSPEKERASNLPDDQDGNPTKDWEKNTGDKAGTETDKLSTISGQVGRRPSYNILIQSDEPKPTIMERNTSPRRPSNEGIDIDTGKKEAGTTDDDLHISFEPKIEYKDLGASGTNLTSSTRNFLEKPESGAENDLRNVETETACAVTCGVIVNETKNESQDNEMTLLCDKVLSVSHYPCSSRIHMTKDKGKEKSLSDGDANVRLPMDNDSHSSVESRNSAGFFSTGKKRRSIQQQLIIGSKRVKKNIEETSGSKPCTKQDSSFKNWISSMVKGLSQSIQHNSDTLPLSLANPYHRHARPDEKLISCKMNQDTVPKNTGFKSIFQSMYRPSLKNVRTRMLHQEEESNEDSEPSKMIHGINATPITCFAANNSLAEQRFQSNKFEASPARYDAGPSEPTIAPLNFFNCQESIKNNPVENENCSNLSLSKDKEEMASNSSSSRQNANNTDNVDSNAPSERKEAQNICHRRDNLGSLWITRFASKSTPPLTISDRLNERSFHCKIEETGEQPANDTKISIGLKEDKGNNDHKSHYLFNNISSSPGFTNSEQMASIFARRFIAIKHIMPTNNEGSARPQPDEADCILSGGTIHDGIDHETDQNINLKRKSNDIITFKIECSASCKSTSKENKLRDKPITSPFRMAEKNISHVPEGIFDAVKNLQLSRSEILKWITVHGSISQLNGFFLRLRLGKWEEGHGRTGYHVAYINETERHSLEQHMTKSLSVKVRGMKCMVESHYISNHDFLEEEIMEWWSTTSETGVEIPSEQDLIAKFKKKQMLGL; this comes from the exons ATGACATTAGCTGCCAATGACCCTCTATCTGAAATAGTTTGGTCTCCAGAAAAAG AAAGAGCATCTAATTTGCCTGATGATCAAGATGGGAATCCAACTAAAGATTGGGAGAAAAACACTGGTGATAAGGCCGGCACTGAAACTGATAAATTGTCTACTATTTCAG GTCAGGTTGGCCGAAGGCCatcttataatatattaattcaaTCAGATGAACCGAAACCTACTATCATGGAGCGAAATACTTCACCAAGGAGACCTTCCAATGAAGGCATAGATATTGATACTGGAAAAAAGGAAGCTGGAACAACAGATGATGATTTACATATTTCATTTGAGcctaaaattgaatataaagaCCTTGGTGCTTCTGGAACAAATCTAACATCCTCCACCAGGAATTTCTTAGAAAAACCGGAATCTGGCGCCGAAAATGATTTAAGAAATGTTGAAACTGAAACTGCTTGTGCTGTAACATGTGGAGTTATTGTTAATGAGACTAAAAATGAATCTCAGGACAATGAAATGACACTACTTTGCGATAAGGTTCTTTCGGTTTCGCACTATCCATGTAGTAGCAGAATTCACATGACAAAAGACAAAGGCAAGGAAAAATCCTTATCGGACGGGGACGCAAATGTAAGATTACCAATGGATAATGACAGCCATTCAAGTGTTGAAAGCCGTAACAGTGCTGGATTTTTTTCCACAGGTAAAAAGAGGCGTAGCATTCAACAGCAGTTGATAATTGGGAGTAAAAGAGTCAAAAAGAACATAGAAGAAACTTCTGGTTCCAAACCCTGCACTAAACAGGACAGCTCATTCAAAAACTGGATTTCAAGCATGGTGAAAGGCCTCTCACAATCAATTCAACATAATTCAGACACTTTACCTCTTAGCCTTGCAAATCCGTATCATCGTCATGCACGGCCTGACGAGAAACTTATCTCATGCAAAATGAATCAAGATACTGTGCCAAAAAATACAGGATTCAAATCCATTTTTCAGTCGATGTATCGTCCAAGTTTGAAGAATGTAAGAACAAGAATGcttcatcaagaagaagaaaGTAATGAGGATTCAGAACCAAGTAAAATGATACATGGAATAAATGCTACTCCAATAACCTGTTTTGCAGCGAACAATAGCCTTGCCGAACAGCGTTTTCAATCAAATAAGTTTGAAGCATCTCCGGCGAGATATGATGCTGGTCCATCAGAGCCTACCATAGcacctttaaatttttttaactgtcaggaaagtataaaaaataacCCAGTGGAGAATGAAAATTGTTCAAACTTGAGCCTTAGTAAGGACAAGGAAGAAATGGCATCAAATTCATCTTCAAGCAgacaaaatgcaaataatactGATAATGTAGATTCAAATGCACCATCTGAGAGAAAGGAAGCACAGAATATCTGTCACAGAAGAGACAATCTAGGGAGTCTGTGGATAACTCGATTTGCTTCAAAATCCACGCCCCCGTTGACTATTTCTGATCGCCTCAATGAGAGAAGTTTCCACTGTAAAATTGAAGAAACTGGAGAACAACCTGCTAATGACACAAAAATTTCCATTGGTCTTAAGGAAGATAAGGGAAATAATGATCATAAATCACATTATTTGTTCAACAACATTTCATCTTCGCCAGGATTCACGAATTCGGAGCAAATGGCTTCAATATTTGCAAGGAGATTTATTGCCATCAAACACATCATGCCGACAAACAATGAAGGGAGTGCAAGACCGCAGCCTGATGAAGCTGACTGTATTTTATCTGGTGGTACTATTCATGATGGCATCGATCACGAAACAGATCAGAATATTAATTTGAAGCGGAAATCAAATGACATTATAACCTTCAAGATAGAATGCAGTGCATCATGCAAGTCTACTTCAAAGGAAAACAAATTAAGAGACAAACCTATAACATCTCCATTCAGAATGGCTGAAAAGAATATTTCACATGTGCCAGAGGGAATCTTTGATGCAGTGAAAAATCTTCAATTGTCCCGCTCCGAAATTCTGAA ATGGATTACTGTTCATGGCTCAATCTCGCAACTTAATGGTTTTTTCTTGCGTCTGCGGCTTGGAAAATGGGAAGAAGGGCATGGGAGAACTGGATATCATGTGGCTTATATAAATG AGACTGAAAGACATAGTTTAGAGCAGCATatgacaaaatctctctcagtGAAAGTAAGGGGGATGAAGTGTATGGTAGAAAGTCATTATATATCCAATCATGATTTTCTTGAG GAAGAAATCATGGAATGGTGGTCTACCACCTCAGAAACAGGTGTTGAGATTCCATCTGAACAAGATCTGATagcaaaatttaaaaagaaacaaatgttAGGTCTGTAG